aataaaattttctaataaaatgtacttattgaaTGTTGATAATTTTAGAGTAAAATGGAAAACTAAGAAAAAGATATTAAATACATttaaggaaaaacaaaattgtaaacaaaatattaaaattattatcaattattaGTATTGGAGTTAAAAGAAGATTCCATATATattctatgatttttatttttaatatatttgaagaTATATATGGAACTCACATTTTCTGCCTTAAATACAAAGTAGCCACAAACTATACTATTTTTCTCATTTAGATACTTAAAGTTCTTTTTTTAagtgatatttaaattattaatttcgtctcattttacccttaaaatatgaTTCCAACCAATAAAATGTGACATATGGTCCATTCTTACTAGACGCTGTCATTTAACTTTGAGATAAAATGGACAAAATTGATAGTTTAATAATCACTTTTGACAAAAGAAAAGCTTTAAATacctaaattgaaaagtaataTAGTTTAAGAGGTAATTTTATAGTTAAGCAGGATTAAATccacaaatttgaaaatcgaaaattttaaaatttgaaaagtatagaaattaaaaatgactaaaataaaatataaggattaaataaaaaattttgtaaagtacaaagactaatagtagaatttaaccttttattgtTGTAAAAGAAAGCGAGTGAGCTGGTGGAGCCGTGTAGTCCACTAATACTAACTGTAAGTAGAGTTGCTGTTATGGTGTGTATGTGGCATTATTTTGTTCCGTTCACTTTTCATCTTCCTGTTTGCCTTTATTAAGTTTTGATTGGATTAGTGGCCATAATTGAGAGAGAGAACGGCAATGGAGTCACCGTTCAAAGCAGACATTTTGAAAGGGAAAGTGGGTTTAATTACAGGCGGTGGCTCAGGCATTGGTTTCGAGATTTCTACCCAGTTGGGCAAACATGGAGCTTCAATTGCTATTATGGGTCGACGCAAACATGTCCTTCAAGCTGCTGTTTCTGCTCTTCAATCCCTTGGGATTCATGTAAACTTTTTTTCAtccccttttttatttcaaattttttaatcatatttatagCCCTTCTTGTTGTTTGAATTCAGTTGATCTTTTAGTTTTGATCATGATTTGCATCATCTCAATGATTCCATAAATCCCAATCCTTTCTTAGCCATTGGAGGGGTCTCTTTTGGGGacttaagttatttttttatctaaattgtCCCCATTTGTTGCTTGTCTTGTAGGGTCATATTTTATAGAATTCTGCTTCATATGTGTGTGTTAGGTATTTCGAtgaaattgggaaaaaaaaatgGTGGTTCCTactatatatatgcatatatgtatattagggGATGGGAAATTCAAAGTTTCAAACCTTACCTTTGACCGCAGATTGAGTCTTAGGTTGGTTGTCAGGGTTGTTATTGCAACAATAAGGAAAAGGTGAATTCGAGTGTGTTTAAGAACTTTTTTCCTCCGATTTTATGGGTAGAAGtagcattgtataaaaaaactaTCCCGACCTTTGAGTACAGCTGGGGAAAGCATGTGTTTAAAGAAGTAGATATCGCGAGTTAATCCCACATTGGATAGGAAAGTGAAGGCCCCTTTGGGTGTATAAACGGTTACACTACACATCTTATCAGTCATGTTTCTTGTGAATTGAGTAATAGTCCGAATGACGCGGTGATTCCTACTATCAATATATGTGTTTGTATATTAGGGGATCAGGAATTCAAACCCAACCTTTGATTAGGGCTGGGGAAAGCATGTGTTTAAAGAAGTAGATATCATGCGTTAATCCCGCATTGGTTAGGAAAGTGAAGGTCTCTTTGGTTGTATAAGCAGATGCACTGCGCATCTTATCAGACATGTTTCTAGGGAACTGAGTAATAGTTTGGTGACATGGTGATTCCTACTATAGATATATGTGCATGTATATTAGGGGATGAGGAATTCAAACCCAACCTTTGAGTAGGACCGAGGGAAGCATGTGTCACACCAcgcgttttaaaaaaaagcattaATCCACATTGGAAAGAAAATGGAGGGTCTCTCTAGGCATCTAAATGGGTGCACTGCATATCTTATAAGACATGTTTTCTTGGGAGTAAAGTAATAATCCCGTGATAATGTATCTAATGCTTGGTGTGTGTTGGATTGGTCTTCTTTTAAAGTTAGTGCAATCTTTGTTAGTATTATCTTCCTGCTTCATTTCATTAGCTAAGTACCTCTTTGTCCTTTATCATAGTTTAAAGTTGAAACACATGTTTCATATAAGCATATCATGTGAAAtgtcacacacacacacacacacacacatatatacatacacattgGATAGGTTATTGATTCATCGATTGTTTGATGGGCTGTATTTTGCTTGATTTGTATTTCGGGGTTTTTTCTCTCTGTACTTTTCAGCTGACATTGCATTTACTTACTATTGTTTTTAAAGGCTGTTGGCTTTGAGGGGGATGTTCGTAAGCCGGAAGATGCAAAAAGAGTGATTGAATCAACTTTCAAACATTTTGGCCATATTGACATTCTTGTGAATGCTGCTGCTGGAAACTTTCTTGTGCCTGCCGAAGATTTGTCCACTAACGGGTTTCGAACAGGTATTTTCAGCCTTCTCAACACGATTTGCAGCGTACACAGTATCATCTGATCTTTAATCTATCAATGAGAGAGCAACATTTAAGCTCGGCACTGATCTTTGGCCATAAGTACAATAGCATTTTGAAGCTTTTGcacattttcttttcctaaaTGCAGTTATGGATATTGATTCTGTTGGTACCTTCACAATGTGCCGCGAAGCACTCGAGTATCTCAAAAAGGGAGGACGTGGAAGGAACTCACCGAGTGGCGGATCAATCTTGAATATCAGTGCTACTTTACATTATACAGCCTCTTGGTACCAAATACACGTCTCTG
The Gossypium raimondii isolate GPD5lz chromosome 8, ASM2569854v1, whole genome shotgun sequence DNA segment above includes these coding regions:
- the LOC105792781 gene encoding peroxisomal 2,4-dienoyl-CoA reductase [(3E)-enoyl-CoA-producing], translated to MESPFKADILKGKVGLITGGGSGIGFEISTQLGKHGASIAIMGRRKHVLQAAVSALQSLGIHAVGFEGDVRKPEDAKRVIESTFKHFGHIDILVNAAAGNFLVPAEDLSTNGFRTVMDIDSVGTFTMCREALEYLKKGGRGRNSPSGGSILNISATLHYTASWYQIHVSAAKAAVDSITRNLALEWGTDYDIRVNGIAPGPIADTPGLSKLAPDEITIKAREHLPSYKIGDKWDIAMSAIYLVSDAGKFVNGTTLVVDGGHWLRNPRRLPKEEVKQLSRVVEKRSRETPVGVPSSKL